The DNA segment caaacaaaaacccaaaaaaccacaCAAGTGAGTAATATGCATCAAACTTATTTCTTTGGGGTGAGAGGAGCTGTCACTTGTTTCATTTCTTATGCAACACTTGCAATCcttcttataataaatatttctttaatttaaaaaaagtagaaagaaaacacCATCCAAAATGTTCTTAATGGTCCTCTATTTCTTCTGATAGAGGGAACTTTAGAGCAATTAAAATATGTTAGGACAATAGATAACTTCAATAACTTTTTcccttacaaaattaaaatagtacTCATGGtctcttaataataaaaaaaaaagatagctataATTAAGTCACCAGCTTCTGAACATTTATAACTCCTATTGGTATAAAGCACATAATGGATCATTAGGATTATAAAACATTtgccaatcaaaaaaaaaaaaaccctacaatcCTAAAGAAAAGCCACAATTTATACTAGAAAAACTGAATTCTTTTTATTGTAAGACGCTGAAACAATCTAGTATCTGTGATCTCCTAATCCTGCAGAATATacagattgttttcttttagttggAGAGTATTGGCTTCTTAAGGCTCCTCCATTTTAATCTTTGCAATAAAGATTTCCTGAAACTACACAACCACCCTCTGAGCCACCTCCCATCCATGCATTTAATGagagaagtttcttttttaaaattttttatttttttattgtttcagctCATATCTGAACAGCTAGAGAAAAAAGTTTCTGAAAgccatatattttacatttgtgaaatatgaaaatagaaaaatattgagaGCCACTATTCATACAGAGAATACTAACTAAAACTTTAGACAATGATGCATATGTGCACTACTCAAAAGTTTGTTTTtagtggaaaaatataaatacagtaaACAATCTTAACAGAGGACTTGGCTGTCAATTCCCCCACTCTATTACCAGACACTTAACTAAAATGATTTCCAAGGTTCCCTTCAGCTCTATATGAGATCCTATGATTCCATCTTTTCCAAACTACAATTATAAGCAGGAGAAATTATGTCctaaaatattcagaatttaaaaaagaaatctggctagaatatgaaaaagaaaagatactttaCATAATAAATTTTTCCTACGGTCCCTAAGTCCTGATTGCGGGACTCTTAATATTTACAACTGGCTTGTTAAAGAATGCAAAATCTAATCATGTTAACTcatttatctctattttaaattctgttcAAAATAACAAGGGCTGACCactgaaaactattttaaacttctttcctCAAGCAAATATAATCCTAAGTTAGATTGCTTAATGaaacttcaatatttaaaaacgAATCTTTCAAAGATGATGATCTTATGATCACATTTGATTACATGATTCATTCCTTCACTATTCAATCAATATGCTAAACACCTACCATGTGTCAGGTATTGGTcatatttttgcttctttctagCGTCACAAATAAAAGTCAAAGAGTATAAGAATCTTACCAATATGGCCCCCTCCAATGGTGTATGTCTTCCCAGATCCAGTTTGTCCATAGGCAAAAACAGTTGCATTATAGCCCTCAATGAGTGACAACACTAGGGGCTTTATACATGTGTTATAAACTTCATCTTGAGTGGAATTTTtgccaaaaacaaaatcaaaagtgaAGACTCTATCTCTCCCAATGATAACTTGCTGGCTGTTTGGAATAACTCTCACACAAACTTGATGATTATGAAGAGCTTCTTTGCAAAGCAGAGGTCTAATTCTTACAGCAACTTTTACTGGTATTTCTTCCATGGCAACTTAGATTTTACTAAATAGATTTTCTATTTAATGTTCAGTATCTAGTGTGAGAGACTTCCATCTTATGTAAGATCTGGATTCCtgtgcaacaaaaataaaaagcaaattttaattactgattcCTTGTATCCCAATAAACTAACCACCTTCTAAAGCAAAGTCAATTAGAACAGGTTTTGTTCCAATACAACACAGTTACAAAGAGTAAGCCTGTCTTGTAAAATACATCGTAAATTTGTAGACAAACTAGTATGTCTTgggtttgcttcaaaataatctaggTGTGGGGTCCATGAGTTGATAAATGATGAAGCTAGGTGATAAGTACATGGGATTCCATTGGGCCTTTATTTCTACAGTAATAATGTTTCCCAGTTCATTAATCTAAATATTAAATAACCAGGGAGTTAGAAAATTAAGGCAAGGAGATAAGTAAGGAACTGTACAcacgtttttttgttttttgagatggagtctaggctggaacgcagtggtgagatctcggctctctgcaacctctgcctaccaggttcaagtgattctcctgcctcaggcctctcgagtagctggggttacaggcgcccgccaccacacccagctaatttttgtatttttagtagagacagggtttcaccatattggccaggctggtctcaagctccgaacctcaggtgacccgcccgcctcggcctcccaagtgccaggattacaggcgtgagccaccgtgcccagcctgtacatgtgttaaaaacaaacattagTACTAGATTTTATAGCTATGCATTGAAAAATAGCATCTCCTCTTTGCCacaattattagaaataaatccatgaaaaTAGTTTTAAGAATTTCAATAAGTcaacataaatttaaaactaaatttgtattcaaaaataatcaaaactaaCAGAAAAACTGCTTTTTCTACTTCTAAATATTATGTTGTACTTATTTCTGAAGATCTCTGCTagaattaatacattaaaatttaaattgatgGCTGTAGTTTCCtggctaaaaatatatataaacaaataattggtAACTACATTTAcaatgaacactttttttttttttttttttgagacggagtctcgctctgtcgctcaggctggagtgcagtggcgcgatctgggctcactgcaagctccacctcccgggttcacaccattctcctgcctcagcctccagagtagctgggactacaggcacccgccactatgcctggctaattttttctatttttagtagacatggggtttcaccgtgttagccaggacggtctcgatctcctgacctcgtgatgcgcctgtcttggcctcccaaagggctgggattacaggcgtgagccaccgcgcacgacagaacactcttttttttttaaatatatatattttattatactttaagttctagggtacatgtgcacaacgtgcaggtttgttacatatgtatacatgtgccatgttggtgtgctgcacccattaacttgtcatttacattaggtatatctcctaatgctatccctccccccttcccccaccccacaacaagccccaatgtgtgatgttccccttcctgtggcagaacactcttaaaaataaatgtaaaaaacaattccatttacaatagcatcaaaaagaataaaatacttagaaataaatttaacaaaagatgtgtAAAACATATagtctgaaaactataaaatactgttAGAAGAAAGCACAAGATGTAAATGAAAAAACATCTCATGTTTATGAATTGAAAGATATATTAATATGTCAGTATTCCCCAAATtatctacagactcaatgcaatacctatcaaaatGTCAGCTGACTTagttgcagaaattgacaagctgatcctaaaatcaCAGAAAAACTCAAGAGACagagaataaccaaaacaatattgaaaaagaacaaagtaagaGGACTCACACTTTCCTAATTTCAAAACCAAACAACAGTAATCATgatagtgtggtactggcataaagacagacatatagatcaacagaatagaattgagaatccagaaataaaccctcacattcATGGGCaagtgattttcaacaaagatgccaagacaattcaacTGAAGTATAAGAatactcttttcaacaaatggcactgggacaatggataaaataatgaagttggacTCCCTACCTCatatcatatacaaaagttaaccaaAAATGGACcatagacctaaacataagaagtaaaactacaaaactcttaaAAGACAGGAGTAACtctttatgaccttggatttggcaataatttctcagatatgacaccaaaagcaataaaataaaaaataccaatttgaacattatacattgtatacatgtactgaaaaatcacactgtaccccataaatatgtacaatgattttgtcaaacaaaaataataataaaagcaaaaaataaagatgaagtatagattaaaaaataagtaagacccagcctgggcaatatagtgagacgcCATGtctacaaagaaattttttttttcaatcagctCAGCATGGTAGTacgcacctgtggtctcagctacttgggaagctaaggcgggagattggcttgaacccagcagccagaggttacagtgagctgtatctgcaccactgcactataacGTGGACAACACTATAATGTGGACagcagagcaagaacttgtctcaaagagagagagaaagagagaacgaGAGAAATGGGGGGGGGGCaggacagggagggagaggagggagggagggaaggaaaaacgacatcaaaattaaaaactttgtgcCTCGAAGGAAActaccaagaaagtgaaaagacaactcactgaatgggagaaaatatttgcaagacatATATCTAACAAGGAACTTGcaactagaatatataaatattataactcaaaaagttttttaaaaattttaaataggcaAAGCATCCGAAAAGGCagttcttcaaagaagatatacaaatgaataatgagcacatgaaaagatgctcaccatcattagctatcaggaaaatgcaatcaaaatcacaatgagaggCCAGgtgcacagtggttcatgcctgtaatcccagaattttaggagactgaggtgggaggatgacctgaggtcaggagttcaagaccagcctggacaacatggtgtaaccccattgctacctaaaatacaaaaattagccaggcgcagtggctcaaacctgtaatcccagcattttgggaggccgaggtgggaggatcacctgaggtcaggagttcgagaccagcctgaacaacatggtgaaaccccgtccttactaaaaatacaaaaattagacgggcatggtggtgggcgcctataatcccagctactagggaagctgaggcaggagaatcgcttgaacccaggaggcagaggttgcagtgagctgagatcgaaccactgcactccatcctgggcgatacaccaagactgtctcaaacaaacaaacaaacaaacaacaaccacaatgagataccaatcCACATCCACTAGCactgctataataaaaaagacagatcaTAAGTGTTGGCAGGGTATaaagaaattagaaccctcatacactatttgtgggaaggtaaaatggtatagccactttggaaaacagactGACATTTCtgcaaaaagttaaacatacagttatctcttgacccagcaattccactccatcaaatgatccagcaattccactcccaagagaaatgaaaacattgtgTTCGCATAAAAACTTACATACAAATGTTCAGTTTTGGAAGGATAAagcttatacaaaatttaacaaGTAATCTATGACAATGTTTGAGTGCAGATGATGAAAAGTAATGAATTTGAGGTGAGGTTAGGTTCTTTGGAAAAGCTGCTGAGTCTTGAAGATTACCATTAAGTAACACAGACAACTagactgaaataatattttattaataacactAACAACAATGAATTGATAATATTCACtacccttgaaaaaaaaaaaaccatggcccagcacggtggttcacatctgtaatcccagcactttgggaggccagggcgggtggatcacttgagcccaggagttcgagaccagcctgggcaacatggagaaaccctgtctctactaaaaatacaaaaattaggcaggcatggtggcgtgcgcctgtaatcccagctactcagaaggctgaagcgagaggatccctcctgaaaacaaaacaaaacaaatgtgagccacgatgcccagcctcatttcttGGGGTTTTTAATGGTAATATCTATAAAGAATTTGGTTATAAAGGCAACTGAAACTTAttctaagcattaaaaaaaataataatggggccgggcacagtggttcacacctgtaatcccagcactttgggaggccaaggcaggtggatcgcttcagcccacgagttccagaccagcctgggcaacatggtgaaaccctgtctctactaaaaatacaagaatgtgCCAGGCTGTGGtgacgcacctgtagtcccagctacttgggaggctgagattggaggatcgcttgagcccgggaggttgaggctgcagtgtgccactgcactccagcctgagtaacagagcgagaccctgtctcaaaacaaaacaaacaaacaatagtaATGGTCCACAAACATAGGGcttgtaaaacatcaatatacaagaaataaagtttttacaCAATCCATAGCACTTATACTTCAGATTCTGATCAATTATAGTCATCAGAAACATACGTATTATGTTGccaataaatgatttaaaaaaaagcaaaatctgaTTGGTCGTATTTAAGTATACTCAACGGGTTTTTGAAATCTGAGCAAAGGCAAGAGAAATATTGAATCCCTCATGTCATGTCACTGGTCAGGAATGAGTGTCTCCAAAAACCGTTGCCATCCCGTACCCTTGATTTCCCAGAAAGCAGTGGTTGTCTTAAATGTGtggtttgttaattattttcataaaaaactTGCCAGTAGATGGACAGTAAATCGCATACGGAGCTCAGAAAAGGCCCCAAATGCGTAAAGACGACAAAAGAGTAAAGAAGGGCAAACAACAAGGATTTTCAACACTGGAGACTTAAAAGGTGTTACTTAAAAGGTGTTTCAAAGAAAGAATCTGGGCGCTTTGCTCTTTATAGTCACCTGCCTCCGAGGGAGGGAGCTCTCGGGCTTGAATGTGCCCAAGGTTCAACCTCTACGGTAGGAAATGCGCCCAAGTTTCAACCTCTACGGTGGGAAATGCGCCCAAGTTTCAACCTCTACGGTGGGAAATGCGCCCAAGTTTCAACCTCTACGGTGGGAAAAAGACGCCTGCGATAAAACAAAGCGCTCGGTGGTGGTGGCCCTCGCGTCGCACCTCACGCCGTGCAGCGACACGAGACGAACACAGGGTGCGCTCTGAAAGGCCGGGTCCCGCGTTCCGGTCGATCGGTGTTCCCCGGGACCCGCTCCTCAGGGCTGACCCAACTTCCTCCGGAAGGGGCGCTCTGCCTCTAGTCGCTCGCCGGCTCCCAGCCCCGACCCCAGACCCCTCGGACGCCCCCATAGGCCTAGCTGGCGCCCCAACCGCCCACCCTCCGCTACCCACCCGCGGCGGCCCCGACCCCAAGCCGGAGCCTACTAGTCCCAACGGCCGGCTGGGGGCGCGGGAGCGGCGGGCGCGGCGGGCTGGAGGGCGGGCACCGCGAAGGGAGGGCGCCCCACTTCCCCGCACCGCCCGCCAGGCCCGCCGAGCACTGACCGGCTCGGGACAGCCCAGGCCCCTGTCGGCGAGCGCTGGACTCCTCAGCTTCGCTCTGCCACACCGCGCAGCCGCCGTCCGCGTCTTTTGTTGTCGCGAGTTCTCCTGGCAACCGGCGAAGCCCGCCTCCCGCCGCGTCCTCTCCTGGATGCCGCGTCCTGGCCCCGCCCCCATCCTGGCCACGCCTCCAAGCCCGCCGCGCAGGAGTCCTGCGTCCCCAGGAAGTCCGCAAAGGGCCGGCCCCTGGGCTTGCCTGCAAATCCGAGTTGTGTCCCACCAACGCGCTGGGACCGGTCTGTGAGGCCTGAGCGCAAGCATCTTTCTACGGGTTCGTGAAATGAGTGAGAACGATTCCACACCGTGTTTCAATATCTTAGCTAccaattcagtttatttttatttttattgagtaaAACTTGCCTAACATAAACCATCTTAAAACTCACAATTCAGTGGCGTTTAatgcattcacagtgttgtgcaaccatcacctctgTATATAGTTCAGAAACATTTTCATAACCCCAAAAGAAAATCCCCAAACCAGTTAGCAGTCATTCCTTCTGGTTCCCCTCTCCCCACAACCCCAGccagccactaatctactttctgactCTGTGATAGCTTtacctattctgggcatttcttTATTGATGGAATCATTCAGTATAtgaccttttgtgtctagcttcttttgcTTAATGTTTTCAAGATGCAGTCATGTTGTAACATCTATCaggacttcttttcttttttttcttttcttttttttgagaccgagtcgcgctctgtcgcccaagctggagtgcagtggcgtgatctcggctctctgcaacctccacctcccgggttcaagcgattctcctgccttagcctcccgagtagctgggattacaggcgcgtgccaccacgcccggctaattttttgtatttttagtagagacggggtttgtttcactgtgttagccaggatggtcttgatctcctgacctcgtgatctgcccgcctcggccttccaaagtgctgggattacaggcgtgagccaccacgcccggccctttagatggagtttcgctcttattgcccaggctggaatgcaatggcgccatctaggctcaacgcaacctccacctcatgggttcaagcgattctcctgcctcagcctccggagtagctgggattacaggcatgagccaccctgcccggccctaTCAGGACTTTTTAGGGCTGAaaaaattccattgtatggatatagacataccacattttgtttatccattcttcagcTGGtggtggacatttgggctgtttccatgCTGCTATGGACATTCACATACAATATTTGGATGTCTGttttcagttccttttttttttttgagatggagtctcgctctgttgcccaggctggagtgcagtggcgctatctcaactcactgcaagctccgcctcatgggttcaagcaattctcctgcctcagcctctggagtagctgggattacaggcatgtgccaccaccacgcctggctaagttttctgtatttttagtagagacggggtttcaccatgttggtcaggctgggctcgaactcccgacctcaggtgatccgcccaccttggcctcccaaagtgctgggattataggcgtgagccaccgcgccgagcCTGTTTTCAGGTCTTTTAGGTATGGAcgtaagagtggaattgctgggtcgtatGGTAATATTTAACTTTACCAATTTAGTTTTAAATGCTTTAATGCCTCCTGTTTTTAGTAGCACAATCTAAGCATCTTCAAAAACCCTTCCTTCTCTCATGAAATATAGGAATGAAGGTGGGGGAAAAAAGCTgactattttatttatagtttttatttttttttcttttaactgaattatttaaaattttaaaaattcagtctgggcacagtggctcacacctgtaatctcagcactttgggaggctgaactgggagggtcacttgagcccaggagtttgagaccagcctgggcaacataatgagaccccccatccctacaaaaaatcaaaacttagccaggtgtggctgagtatgcctgcagttccagttactctggaggtggaggtgagagaatggtttgagcctgggaggtcaaggctgcagtgagctgttgtTGCACCAtggcattgcagcctgggtgacagaatgagactctacctcaaaaaaataataaataatacataatttttaaaattctaagattTCATTTATACACATACCTGTGTATTGAGTCATGATGTCAAGGGAATGTCTGATAGTGGCTCAGTATCAATCAAATGCGAAAGCCAGTGTCCTGGGCTTGCTTTTCAGATTGGGGTGATGGATTATTTCCTAGTCTTCCAAGGTTCCCCTCATGATTGGTGGAGATTGTGGTTGCCCAATTTGACTATAGGGCCAAGTTGCATTTTTAGAActctttgaaaacaaacaaaaactcacatCATGACTGTGAATTGGTAAGTCAGACTGGTCTGCTGACAAAACTTCAATAATTAATAGTACGTAACAATTTAAGTCTAGGAATACCCAGAAGTCTCAACAGAAGTTCTCAAGAGGCCACACAATTGCAGAGAGGAGGTCAGCAAATGCCCAACAGCATTAGAATGGGGCATTTTCCATTGTCCCCAAATTGATGTCTTGAGTCCAGAGTTAGAGAAAAGGAGTTACTTAAGTTCCCCACACTGTGAAGTGAATGCCAGTCATTGCCAACCCCTCCTCCCTAGGATTTATAGCAGGACTAAGCTAATTCCATTCAAATTCCAATCCTATCTCTTTTTTAAGTATCTGTAAGAAAGACTCGGCAGTGGAGTCAAGGGGTCTTGGGCCTTGTGGGTTGGAGAGTAAGAGGCCTCCCACCTAAGTCAAAGGAGGCTCTAAGAGTGACGGGCAAACCCTGTGTGATGTGCTAGAAGAGGAAACCTGGCCTTCTGGTGGGAGCAACTAGGGGAAGAAGTGAGCTGATCTTCTTCTCAAGAATGGAGCGAAGCAACTGAGATGTTGCTGTAGTAGAGCAGTCTGTGTTCCTGCAGTTTAGCAGGGGGAGAAGCTGTGATTTGCTCATGGTCCAGGGGATCCTTTGGAGGGTACCCAAGCTTGAGCCCCATGAAGATTGTCTTGAGGACTGTCTCCTGCAGATAAGTCCCCATCAGTAAGAGGCAGTGGGAGGAGCTGGGCTTGGGATTAGCAGAAGTAATTGAGCCAGTGCTGGATCTTCTTAAGGGAACTAGGTCTTCTCCTTAAGGGAACTGTATCTTTCAGGTCCACTGAAGAACTCTGCATATGTCCCATGGGAGACCAGCTTTGGGCTGCTTGTCCTACAGAGAAAAACATCCATGCCCAGTCCACTTTACCAGAAAAGCAGTAACAAACAGAAGATTACAGCTAGaccaaattaaataaagaaatatgtgcCCTTTTCGCCTAAATCATCTTCCCTCACCCATATTTTGAGAAAAGCTGGatccaggaaagaaaggaagtattAAAGGAAGTATTAAGGAAACCACAGATCATACCTCTTCTCCcactttaaattcttttaatgTTGCTATAATGTTTGATGAATTCCCTTAATTTCTCTGGCGGGGAGAAAAGAagctttatactttaaaaatggggtttctttaaaaatgggggtgggcggtggtgcacgcctgtaatcccagcactttgggaggctgaggcgggcggatcatgaggtcaggagttcgagaccagcctggccaacatagtgaaaccccgtctctgctaaaaatacaaaaattagccgggcatggtggcatggccctgtagtcccagctactcaggaggctgaggtgggagaatcgcttgaacccaggaggcggagattgcagtgacccgagaccatgccattgcactccagcctgggtgacagagtgagactccgtctgagaaaaaaaaagggggaggggtGGTTTCTGTGCCATCATTTTGCCTTTGGCTCCTTAACTTAGTGCAGAGAATGTTAGCTTTCCTAAGGAAACATACTGCTTGGGTCCTGTCAACTGGTGCCAGGTGGATTTGCTTGGCCCTATGGTCAAATTGGGCAACCACAATCTCCACCAATCATGAGGGGAACCTTGGAAGACTAGGAAATAATCCATCACCCCAATCTGAAAAGCAAGCCCAGGACACTGGCTTTCGAATTTGATTGATACTGAGCCACTATCAGAAATTCCCTTGACATCATGACTCAATACACAGGTATGTGTATAAAtgaa comes from the Homo sapiens chromosome 9, GRCh38.p14 Primary Assembly genome and includes:
- the LOC105376335 gene encoding serine/arginine repetitive matrix protein 1-like, giving the protein MRPSFNLYGGKKTPAIKQSARWWWPSRRTSRRAATRDEHRVRSERPGPAFRSIGVPRDPLLRADPTSSGRGALPLVARRLPAPTPDPSDAPIGLAGAPTAHPPLPTRGGPDPKPEPTSPNGPPSTDRLGTAQAPVGERWTPQLRSATPRSRRPRLLLSRVLLATGEARLPPRPLLDAASWPRPHPGHASKPAAQESCVPRKSAKGRPLGLPANPSCVPPTRWDRSVRPERKHLSTGPLKNSAYVPWETSFGLLVLQRKTSMPSPLYQKSSNKQKITARPN